The nucleotide sequence ATTCCGCAGGTATGGAGCCAAAACCCGTGAACCCTGAAGAAACTAAGCAGATCGAGCATCAAGACGTTCCCGCCGCCCACCAGGGACTCCACGACTTCCTCTATAGCGCTGATGACGAGCATTCCGCCGCTCCAACCATCGCCACCGCCGTTGCCGCCACAACTGACACCCCCCGCTCCCTTCAGACCTGGTGTGACGACGCCAAAAACGCCAAAATCGCTGGGGTCTATGCCGTGATGAATGCCGATCGGCAAACGCAATTTATCAGCTACTCCCGCAATGTCGCCCTCTCCTTGAAGAGTCACTTATTGCAGCATGGCGAGGAAGTCTGCGCGATCGTCACCGTCGAAACCTTCCGCTTCCCCAAACGTGCCGCAATGGAGCAACTGCGCGACGAATGGATTGCCGCCCTGCCCAGTCCGCCCCCCGGTAATATCGATGGCTCCTGGGCCACCACGATCAAAGACGCCTCCAGCCAAGCCATGTCCGACGCCGAACGCGCCGCCTACGAAGAGAAAAAGCTGAAACTCCGCCGCGCCATGGCCGATGGCACCTTGAACAAAGAAATTCTGGCCACGCCGACTGCGGATAGCCAACGCGAAGACCTCGCCGCCGCCATGAACGAAGACAACTGGAGCGCCGTCATCCGCGAGCAAACCCAGGAAACCATCCTCGACAAACCCGAGTAATCGCACCGCCACCAGCAATACGCTCCCCAATCATGCGATCCCCCGAACAGCTCGACGACTTTCTCGACGAGCAACTGTATGCCGTGATGCCCGCCGGGATGTACCGCTTTTGGGAAATCTCTAACCCCGAGGCACGCCCCGCCGAGGCGCGGTTGCTAGCGTACTTGTCCAACCGGGAGGAAATTCCATACTGTAATC is from Romeriopsis navalis LEGE 11480 and encodes:
- a CDS encoding GIY-YIG nuclease family protein, whose amino-acid sequence is MNPEETKQIEHQDVPAAHQGLHDFLYSADDEHSAAPTIATAVAATTDTPRSLQTWCDDAKNAKIAGVYAVMNADRQTQFISYSRNVALSLKSHLLQHGEEVCAIVTVETFRFPKRAAMEQLRDEWIAALPSPPPGNIDGSWATTIKDASSQAMSDAERAAYEEKKLKLRRAMADGTLNKEILATPTADSQREDLAAAMNEDNWSAVIREQTQETILDKPE